Proteins found in one Bacteroidota bacterium genomic segment:
- the msrA gene encoding peptide-methionine (S)-S-oxide reductase MsrA — protein sequence MIKKISLFVVVGLLAILQACNGQQSNMEDNILTNSETEVAVFGAGCFWCVEAIYSELRGVEKVESGYSGGKTENPTYKEVCDGYTGHAEVVKITFNPKEISFELLLSVFFKTHDPTTLNRQGADFGTQYRSAIFYTTEQQKESANLIISKLNKEKAYPDAIVTKVSALENYYPAEDHHQDYYSNNPNYGYCRAVIQPKVDKFRKVFGEYTK from the coding sequence ATGATAAAAAAAATAAGTCTTTTTGTAGTAGTTGGTTTACTGGCAATTTTGCAGGCTTGCAATGGACAACAAAGTAATATGGAAGATAATATATTAACAAATTCAGAAACAGAAGTAGCTGTTTTTGGAGCTGGTTGCTTCTGGTGTGTAGAAGCCATTTATTCAGAATTAAGAGGAGTGGAGAAGGTTGAAAGCGGCTATAGTGGCGGAAAAACAGAGAATCCAACTTATAAAGAAGTATGTGATGGCTATACTGGCCATGCTGAAGTGGTAAAAATCACTTTCAATCCAAAAGAAATATCCTTTGAACTGTTATTATCAGTCTTTTTCAAAACGCACGATCCCACTACCTTAAACCGTCAGGGAGCCGATTTTGGAACACAATACCGCTCAGCTATCTTTTATACAACGGAGCAGCAAAAAGAGTCAGCAAACCTAATTATTAGCAAGCTGAATAAGGAAAAAGCCTACCCAGATGCTATTGTTACAAAAGTGAGTGCTTTGGAAAACTACTATCCAGCCGAAGATCATCATCAGGATTATTATAGCAATAACCCCAATTATGGCTACTGTAGAGCCGTAATACAACCAAAAGTTGATAAATTCAGGAAGGTGTTTGGGGAATACACCAAATAG